In Zingiber officinale cultivar Zhangliang chromosome 1A, Zo_v1.1, whole genome shotgun sequence, the DNA window TTGTCAACAACTTGCAATAGAATGAAGTAAGCAGGcaaataaaactttctttgaagAAAGATGTGGATTGATAGCTAGATCACAATGGTAGCTAGCGATAAACAGAATTTGCATTTTGCAAGCTATGGTTCCAATTTGTATAATGCAGGTGATAAAATGTATATTTCTTCCTATCTGCAAACTGCCAACTATAATGGAAAATTAAGAATGCAATCCACTGTTTTGATGAACAAGTTGAACTAACTAATCAATACCTCTTCTGGAGTTAATGGGCACTTCCCAATAAGCAGCCTCTCTCTGTAAACAAGTTCCTTCTCTGCAAAGTTATTTTTACGGTACTTCTTCAAAATTTCCTGCTCTTCAGGAGTAAATATATCGAAACACCTACAAGAGTAGATTATTCATTTCTGAACTAGGTGTTTTGAGTTCAGGGGAAAAAAGCACcaaacaaactttcattttgcaTTGGTAGAAAATCATTGTCGCTTCAACTGGGATTAGATCCTTTGAATATATATGGATCCAAATCAGCAAAGGGCTTTTACAAATGCAGAACACAAAAGGCTGTCCTTGAATGCTCAAGATAATAAAAGAAGCATCCTAGGCTCTTTTATGTTAAAATTGCTAACACAATCATGCTAAACTCCATTCATAATATTCATATGAACATGCCTTCATGCTGTATTAAGGTTGCTCCTCTGTGACAAGGTCACTAAATGTTGTCACAGCAAATTCTATATTTGTAAGGGTACGGATGAACAGATTGTTTTACACTGGCAGTAGTTAACACCACATTAATCAAATCTGTAACAGATAATATGTTGGTTTTGCAAGGCTGGTGCAAAATATCAATGATGTGATGGACTGCCATTGGATGCTAAGTCTCATGTGGTTAGGGTCTCAATCCTGTGTTACTTCACCTAAACAAGATCTGATCTTTGTGAAGACAATACCGGAATATTTTTAGAACTAAAAGATCATGAAAAGGTCAAATACAACTATTTGATGACACCATATGCTTCTTGGTTCAATGAACACATATTACACACTGCTGGTGGAACACAAAACATTGGAATACTATTCTGTCAGCAACAGAGTTGCTGCCGGAGTCCTAGCTCAAAAATCTTCAGGATATCTGCGACTTTGTTGGTCTGTGCTTTTTTATTTCTGATTAATTGGGCAGATACGGTTACAAGCGAAACAAAGAGATAAAACAGGTATGTCATTTCAATGATAAGGATATAgatacaacaacaatcaagttTTATCCCAATAGGTGGGTCAGCTAATGATAACGATATAGATGTGAAAACAAAATTAATGCACTAAGCAAATATGCCTGCCATGTCGAGGATTTCATGCATTATAAGAACTGAGTTTGAGGATATATTTAGTGATGAAAAACTCTAGAATTCACAACTTGTCAAACTTAGTATATCAGATTATACTCCATGGCTACCCTACCACTGATCCCATACTTCTTAGTTTCCTTTAGATCCATTGCAACAAAGCCATCCAAACCTAACCCTACCTTGATTTTTGCAATGTGATGTGACAGGCTAACCCTAGACTTCGAGTAGCTCAATTCATTGTCAAAATCTAACTAGAATTTCACAAATCCGCCATATGTGCTATCTTCTGATGCATGATGATGAAGGCTGGCATAATGATTAATGAAATGCTAGCTTGCAAGTTCGTGAATCTGTAATATGATTGAGCTATAAGGAAAGACTTCATACCCAGCAAATGCAAGCATATCCATCTCAAACCGAAGGTGTATAGACAAAAAATGACCTTGGGAACGAAGATTATCTACTATATCAGAACTTAGTTTCATTATGTGTGGCCTGAATCGAAGTGCATGATAGTTCACTCGGCATCTCAATCTTTGGAGTTCAGGATCATCAATCTCCTCTGCTAGTCGATGAGAAAATGGAGTGAGATAAATAGCACCATATTCCTTCATCTTTTTCAAAGCAAATGTAGTGTACCAACTAAGAGGAGCATCTCTTGGTGGGTGAATCTGAAAATACAGAGCACTATAAATTTTTGTTACCAAAAATTCAGTTTCTTTATATGCGCAACCAGCAAAAAGTGATGAGTATCATAGAAATTGTTATATTCAGAAACCTGATAAGCTTTCATCTTCTTTGTCTTCCCCTTTAAAGACACGTCAGGAAGTTGTTGTACAATACGAACATCATATCTCAATGACTTAATGAAATGCTCAACATCATATATACCTGGAAAACCACTGTGTGGGGGAACAACTCAGAATGAGTACATCATTAGAGCATGCAAATTAAATATGAAGGCATGTTCAGTGAAATAGACAAACAATGTTTATGGCAAGTCAATGTATACACAGGGGCCATTCAAGAGGAATGATAATCACTCCAGGTAACTACAATTACAGTGTGGAAAACAAAAGTATGTTTGTTGGCTTGTGATTTTTGATGGACGTCTAATGTTAGGTGAATTGGAGACCTATGGGTGTTGAGTGATGAATATTTGTGAAGAATCAAAGTTTAACGCTGTCCAGTATGGAAAGTGCCAAATATACCTATCAAGGTTGGCAAGCTGTCCAACTGTGTGATTTATTATATTAGAAATCATTGCATAGCATCCAGACTATCAGCACAAGTAGAGATACTAGAAGAATGGAAAAAAACCCTAAAATATTGATATATTCAACTTTATTAATAGGCAGTACTCAGTACAGCATGTCTCAAAGAAACATCATTATTTTCTTGCAGGACCTGGAAAAAATAACCATCAATCCCACTGCAGTCCTACACTAACAAAGAGCTATTTCTAAGCATATTGATAATGCTATTATTAATTGATTCGTAGATTTTGGCAAGCATTGAAATCTCAAGCCAAGCTGAAGTTTTGGTCCCCACTTGGCTCAAGATAGTGCTGCCAGTATCAATGCCGAAGGTGTGTTGATACTTGAGAGAGAAGGGGATGGGGGCACCAATGTCAAAGGAAGAGAAAAAAGAAGAGTAGGAACAAACATCAGTGTTGGAGgtgtgctgaaagagaagggggGCGCTAATAttgaaggaagggaaaggagaggatGAAGAATGTCAGTGTCAGAACAAGAGTAAAAGACGAGCTTTCCTGGAGTGGAGGAAGCTAGCTGGTGTTGGAGGAGGAAGCTAGGCTGCTAGAGTTTTGTTTTCAGAGTAGAGGACAAGGGTACTACACAGAGGAGTCAGTGTAGAGTTTGCATCGTAACTTCTGGTGCAGAGGACTAACAACTTGGACAAGGTTCTGCAATGTAGGAAGCCACGAAGGTGTGCCAACAAAGGAAGCTGTGCTCGCGATCACATATTGACAGCCTTGAGTGTTGGTCAGCAAGCCGAACAAAGACGCTGCCATTTTGGTACATGAAAAAAAGAGTTCCCTGATGccttttggttcatcaaatggacTCTACTATTTAATAAGATATCCATGgtagagaggaaaaaaaaaaggcagtccggtgcacaaagctcccgccatgtggagtcccggggaaggatatattgtacgcagcctttaccctgctttttgcaagaaatTCTTTCCAAAATTCAAACCCATggtagagaaagaaaaaaaaatattatttatatgaaatATATCACCAATTGTTTTTCCACATATTCATCTACATCACAATCTACCAGATGACCCACAGCTAGTTCAGTTCAATATTGCTGAGAAACCAATGCAAGTCGTGTTTAAACTTGCATAGAACAGTGTTACTTCATAGTTCATGCTGATGCTTATATAAAGTAGCATGGATCTGTAATTAAACTATTAAGGAAGATAATATATGACAAATATGTTCACAATAAGTCAAATACTTAGAAGCAAGCACCTCTCATCATGCCAAAAAGAATTAGCATCCAACTCGGGCAACACGAGTGTTGCGTTCATAATTCGGGCAGCAAGAACGGCATTACATATCTGCAAGATCACAAGCGAAGTGGTAATTTAGTCAGTTCAAGCAAGTGAAATTCCCAGTCAGAGATTATCAATTCTCCTAACTGCAAGACCTAAACTTTGTCTCCTCTAAAGAACGCGCTCCATTGCAGTTAGAATTAATGGTCTATTTGTGCTATTCAAGGtgtaacaaataaattttttgttCACTATATACAAATTTTGTGCATTCAAAAAGAGTTGACAAGCTAGCCTCTTCATTGCTTAAGAAGAATACTGAATTTTAGGCTCTGTTTATTTCACATGAGACCCAGAAATTATTTCCCAGATTCAGTGTTTGGTGTGATGTAAAAtgtcaaattaacaatttatcaTTGGTCAATGGACAACATAAACATTTTAAGGAAAAATGCTTTTCTTTAAAAAAGAGTGTAAGTAATTTTTTTCAGTTCATTAACATCAATGAACTCCCTTCCTGCCCTACATTTCAAGCCTTGTGCTCTCATCATTGAGTATGAGCTCAAGTGGATTGCACTGATTGATCGGTCTAGGCATACTAATAGGCCCATTTGGTCAAACTAGTTTGATCAAAACGCACACTCAACTAGGCCACACGCCCAACCAAAGCACATAATCCCCTTGGAGTGAGCAATACAGCCAAATTACCAATCTTAGTCGACTAGAACAGACCAATTGCTCAAATGAATTAGACTATCTGACTGACTGAAGTGACCAAATTAACTGAACTGACTAAAAGACCACTGGCCTAACCAATTGGCCTGCTCAAACCAATTATCTTGCTAGGACCAATTGGCTTCATCGAACCGCACAGACCAACTGGCCTAACCTGCCTAGTATGCTTGGCTTCCCATACCACTTGACCCCTAAACCCCCTTGAACCAATCTGCTGGCCAAACTGCTTGCACAAATCAGCCCACTTGGCCACCTACATGAGCAAACCACTTAGATAGACTAGACCACCTGAAACACCCTGAATGATGGGCCTGCCCTGACCAATTACCCCATTGAATCGGCCAACCCATTCAAATCACTTAGACTTACCAACCAAACTTGGAGAAGTAAAAACATTTTAACCTTTATGTGATAACAAGTCTCATTTGTGAATATATTCCTTGTAAAGAATTTCTTTGGAAAATATTTTACAGGTACAAACACTTTATTGAAAACAAATGTAGAATTGGATCAAATAATTGATACTTATAAGTCGCACCATATCCATGTCTAGACCTAAATAGAAAGAGTACCATGTTGGGGTGAAATAGTATCAATTTATCTCCAATTTTTAATGGAATAAAATTAATGCGTATATGGTAGCAAAAGATGGAATCTGCACCCAACGGCCTCACACGATCAGCCCCACGACCATCTATGAagaggtaaatcgggaagctaTAATTGGCCAATGCGGAGAGGGCTTTCTTTCCTCGGTTTTGCCAAGATTCAAACCCTTATCCTATGGTAGCAACTCCGCCCCGCACTAGTCAACTCAACCCTGCCCCAAGGGCAAAAAGGATATTAGAGATTGTCATTTAACCTGAATAACATCCAGTGAAATTTTTTGTTTTCTACAAACTACCAACTTTGAAATTATCATCTATCGTTTAGATATTAATAATTAAAGGATTGATGTTCTAGTCAGCCTACTGTATACAAAATGGAAAATCAATGTGATCAAGTACTTGCACCAGTCTATGTGGTTCAATTTTAATATAGTGTTAATTTCGTTTTCTCTAATTCATTCCTATGGTCATTTATTTACTGATCCAACTAAATTCTTTACTAATATACGACTTAGGGGCATTATATATGTGAAATCTTAAACTCTACTTTTGTTGGTGTATTCTTACTATGCAGTACCGTGAAAGTCTAGTCCGTGACCAATATAAATTTTAGACAAGTATTAAGAGCCATAAGATAACCATATGTTCAAGTTACATCATCCAAACAAATGTTCAACTCCAAGTGGTATTTGGAAGGACCAAGTCTTCAAACATATTCCAACTTTCTAGTTAAATATGTTCAGATAGGATTAATCAATGACTAAAAATATCTACTTATATCCATCTTTAATCTTTGCTAAATGCTTTTAGCTTTTTCAACTTCAGCATCATCTGGCAATGATATTGAGCATGTGCTGAAGTAAACATGTAAGAACTAAGAACTACCGAGAGTTTAGAAAAGTTACTTATCTGTTGCTTCCATTGGCATTTGTGCCAAGTCTATATGCATTACGACATTCAGTTAATAAGAGATTATCATGTTGAATTTAGATACCTTTGAATCAAGAAATGAATAGCAAATAAAATATGGTTTAGTGGCAGTAGGACTACCTGGAAGATAAGAGATTCTTATTGGATCATAGCAGTAATATGGTTGTGAAATTCAACAGCAATTTCCTATGTCTTGTGAATAACATAATCTCATAGAATTACAAAGGCCAACACCTATGTAAGATGAATCCTCATTTTTGATAATCCCTTGATCTGACCTTTTGACAACTATGGATGATAAGAATTCAAGAATATGAAATTCTGACTATGCTTCAACATAAAACAACATTTCTTACCGCACCACGTTGTTGATTTAGGCCACCATTGCATCGGACTCGCAGAAAACCATTAGTCTCAGCTGGTGGGGCTGTAGCAATGACATCAAAGTGAAAATACGAGAGTTCACAtttttagaaacagcagtgtccATTTTTTAAGAAATCTCACATACATGGCCAGTACGATCTGGGAGCAGATGAGGGTCTCCAACCTCCTGAGTTAGCACTTTTCCAGAGCTTATCAATATCAACAGTCTTCATACACATTAAAGGAATATCATTAGAAAATATATCATCAAAAAAGAAGAAGGTTTGAGGAACCCCACATCAATAAGCCAACGATAGTTGCAGGTAAGTAGGAGAGTATGAAACCCAAAAATGAAAAGTTACAGAATCCAGACAACAACAGGATCAGAAAGTACAGAGCTAAACTAGAATTTTCATACATTCAGATGAGAAATCAATTAGGTGTGCCTGAATACTATATGAAATTTAGGATGTGCTTTGATCTTTACATAAACAGGAAAGGTGAGACATACACTTACTATCTTGACCAAATTAAACTGATTTAACCCATATATAAGAAAAGCAAAGTAGCAAAAAGACTTTACAATAAAACAAATCAAAATTCTCACCAAATTTTTCCTTAGTGCTCTACAAAATTGGGAAAAAAAACAACCTAAATAATTGAACCTAATCAAAACTCTATTCAGTGTCAATATGAGGCTAGTAAAAACCTCTGAATCCGCAATTCATTAACCACCTTTTGACTTAAAGACTATTATTCAACAATAGAATCGTGATTAATCACCTCAGATGTGATCCTCACCGATTGCAGTTGTTTGCTATCCTTTTGATCCGTATTACCCTAAAATTAACCAAGAACAAAATGCTGGGTAAGTTATTCCAAACACGGTTGTACGTGAAACTACCTAAATTTCTGATTCGACGAACATTACAGTAGCCCGGCTGGTTCTTATCACAACGACTTCAGTCTGATATTTTTGACGATAACACTATCAAGCTCAATTCATGAAGCAAACAAAGCAGTAGCTGAATTTGATAGATCCAGAAAAATAACAGACCTCTACCCGGTTCGAAGGTCGCGTGACCCCAATCATGGAGAACAGCGACAATGAGCAAACGATGAGAACTATCAGGGCGACCGACAGACGCACCGCCATGCCCTTCGCCCCATGCTTCAGCAGTCTTTGCGCCCCGCCTCTCCGCCCCCAAAACTCTCCACCTCTGCATCAAAAAATTCACAGATGATGAATGATAACGGCAATGATCCAAGAAAGAAGACAACAACCGACTGGGGGAAATGACCGTCTTTCGCACCTCCGCATCGGAAACACGTTTAAGCTTTCCTCGCCTACCGGTGCATCTTGAGCACTCCAGATTTAAGGCGTGCTTGTGATCTGACGATGTGTGAGAGCGACGGTGTTGCTTAGAATTGACGAGTAAAAAAGGTTAGGGCAGATCGCGGAAGGAAGAGAGAGATTAAATGGAGGTGCCGCGGCTCCAACATGTTCGACGATGTTTGCTTTATTGACATTTAACCTTCCGAGAGCTACTCTACCCATCCTCTACCCCACGCGATCGTGCGACTCACATGGAGCCACATGGAGTCCTTCGGTAGGGTCGCGCGTATGTATACAGTGGAGTCGCATATCCTCGTTAACCGTATGACGTCATTGATATTCACTCAGCCGAACTGCCGAAAAGCAGAGCGTTGGCAAGGAGGGAGGACAGCGTGAAGAGAGATGGAGCTTGTGACCTTCGCCGCCGAAATGGGTTAGGTCTTCGTCCGGGATCATTTGCAACCTCTCGTGCAATTTAAGGATGTCTCCTCCGACGGTCGAGTATCAGGTGTTGTCAATTTAAGAAAGCTCTTAGAAATGAACCTCCGTTAAAATATTTGCTTTGTTTTACACTGAAATACAAATCAAATAAAGCTCTTAGAAATGAACCTCCGttaaaatatcttaaaatttgtcaaatctatcaaaatatttttgatttaGTACTAAATATATAGTTTATTTTTCGTCTTAATCCAAGAGTATAGCAATGCTATGACAAAGTTCCCACTCGGCATAACGTTGATGATGTTGCCACTTGCCAGTGTGAATTATGAAGACTTCAAACTTGATTTTATTTGGCTGCTAGCCTGCTATTGCTGATCGAGTTTGGATGAACACTTCTAAGTCAACATAAAAAGCGTTGACCATATTGCCAGGATTTATACTCAATCCTCAAAGTATGATGTGATACATAATCCGGTATGAAATTCAGAGATGAAATGACTCAATAAAAATAACCACAGTCAGTACTTCGAGGGCATATCCTCTAGACCGTAAAAAAGCGATTCAGAGATGGTCTCTTGACTTGGATTGGTGGGAATGAATGGTCCCCATTTATTTTATGAATGGGGATCATCTTTTGAATCAATCCAAGTCAAGGGATCATCATCTGAACCGCtttttgcggtccagaggatctgaGCTGCAGTACTTCAACCGGCTAGTTAAAAATCAGATCGGTCTTCGATAggctgacttttttttttttttttttttttttttttgtggcttTCTTCGGGTCGGCTTCCCTCATGTTGGATTATCTTTGAGTCAGAGTTCAATACACCGACTTCCTTCAGGTCGCCTTCAACAAACCGACTCCCTTCGGGTTCAGGTCGGCTGATTCCATAATGTTGAGTAGCCGAGCGGTCCTTCAAATAAAGGTCCGAAATGACTAAGAAAGAGGTTAAAGAAGGGGTCAAAGTGAGCCTTGGCAATGCTTTTCCGATTCTCAACTCATATCTCTGATAAAATATTGAGAAAACAAACGGAAAAAAAATCAAGTAAGAAAGGTATAAAGTTATGAGATTGCTTGTTTTTGCCATTGCAACCGGTTACCTTTAAATAAAAACTGAAAGGACAGACCTAGTTTTCAAAAGGTCCATCTCCTTCTTTCATTTTAATAACTGCTGAGTTGATTCTCAATTTAGGCATACCATATCCGGATGCAATTCGAACGGAATTAACTTGAGGTTTTAGGACAAATCCATGCATCAATACCTTTACTTGATTTGATATAGATAAACTAGTAGAATAGTTGGCtggtaatttttttttgataatttgtaTATCCAACTATTCAAATCAATTAATTATAGAGGTGACCGGTTTAACTCTAAGAAACGTTATTAACAGCTAttaggataaattaaaaattactcaTAGAGATCTATCAAACGATCAACGTTCTTACAATTATCTCCTCACTAAAGGAAAATACAGTGCACCGAAATCAATCCTTCAACATCTAACTAACTGTTCAAAAGGTCTAATTATTGTACCATTATCCCGGACTACTGTCGATCGAGTTTTAATGGAATCAGATGTTATTAATTTTCGTTGTGCTATGTTATCACTAAACATTATATCGCAAAGTTTTCTTTTCGTTGACTTTGAAATTATTCCATTttatcatcatatcataaataacgCCAAGTAgccaaaaacaaaacaaagctTCACATATAAAATCCTATTTAATAATGTTTCCCATCAATTTGCACTTAAAATAAAGTCATTGTCTAAATAGTTTATTCGACTCTCCTATCAGCCACTCGATTACAATATTGATAAGGTAGGTTACTCGATTACAATATTGATAAGGTAAGTTACGAACAGATTTAAAGATAATATGTTAGtcaaagttaaaataaaataataactaaAGTAAATTTAAGAGGTGGTTAAAGTGTCATTTTCATCATGTCTTAGTTCTTTACTCAGTATCAAAGCTTTCGGTATAAGAACAACCGACTTAAAAGTCGGTTGGACTTAAAGGATCTAGTGATCCGCTTGTAAACAACCGGCCGACACTAAGATTGGTCAAAATTATAACCCATACTACATAACTCTATTATATAGTCGGCCGACTCAAAAGTCAGTTGGTCGTATCTAAGTTTAGTATTCTCTCTCCTAATATATGGTCAAACGGTCCTAGAGTCAAGTGGGCTTAATGGACCTATCTCTCCGTTCAATGCCAAGACATATAGACTAAATCTGAACAACCCATGAGTCGGTCAGACTTAATAGATATATCTCTCCATTCACTACCAAAACATACAGACTAAACCCGAATGACGCAGAGTCGATCAAGCATATGAGATACAACTCCCTATTACTGCAGCATATTCCCTTAGTATATAGCTGGATGAACCTATGGACTTTAGTGTACTCCTGATATATTTGTCCTCCTTCATACGATCGATCAGTCATAAAGTTGGTGAGGTTTACAAGGCTCAATGTCCCTATCTCCTACACAAGTCAGTGGATTACAACTCCGGTCAAATAAACTCGTTCGGTCTGAAGGATCAAAAACACGATAGAAGGGGAATTGAATATCACttgttaaaaatcttttcttttatcgTAAAAGCGAATCAGAATAAGCAATGGAATAGAATAGCAAAAGCAATACAAATGACTCAGGTGGTTACCTGATTGAGAGTCTatgtcgactcttactccaagactcgTAATTTTTCATTACACcgttaggcaatccactaaaattTCTCATTCCGAACCCTTCAGAAAAAGAGGTAATTCGTACAAagttttttacaaaagattatgcaagttaaaaataaatataccaaCAATGAAGTAATAAGATGAAGATTAGTTGGAGCTCTTTAGTGTTGTAGCTTGTACACAAAATTGCAGTAGCATGAACAGAAGAATCGAATATCAGAAGGTTGCACCAAAGTTCTTTTTTAGTCAATGCTGACCTCGAAGTCCTTTTATAAGCCacattcaatcgattgaaaaaatGTTTCGTCGACTGATTAGTTCAGTCGACAGATCTTCCTATCAACCGACTGATCAACCAACCTTCCTTCTTTGCCGAGATCTAATCTTCGTGTTATCAATTGCATTAATTGTTTGGTCAACTGATGATGTTGATCGGTCGACTAATCCTTGAAACTTCCTTCTGCACTATGATCCGAATCTGTCACTGTGTATATTAAAAatagttcgatcgaccgatccctgggtttagtcgactgatccaccTGAATTCCATCTTTGCTCTGAGCAATCTAACTGTTCCACATCAGCtaggttcggttgactgaacctctTATCTGGTCGATCGATCCACT includes these proteins:
- the LOC122022634 gene encoding O-fucosyltransferase 1-like, yielding MRRGGEFWGRRGGAQRLLKHGAKGMAVRLSVALIVLIVCSLSLFSMIGVTRPSNRVETVDIDKLWKSANSGGWRPSSAPRSYWPSPPAETNGFLRVRCNGGLNQQRGAICNAVLAARIMNATLVLPELDANSFWHDESGFPGIYDVEHFIKSLRYDVRIVQQLPDVSLKGKTKKMKAYQIHPPRDAPLSWYTTFALKKMKEYGAIYLTPFSHRLAEEIDDPELQRLRCRVNYHALRFRPHIMKLSSDIVDNLRSQGHFLSIHLRFEMDMLAFAGCFDIFTPEEQEILKKYRKNNFAEKELVYRERLLIGKCPLTPEEVGIILRSMGFDNSTRIYIAAGDIFGGDRFMKPFRSMFTRLENHNTVGPSEKLEENARGLVGSAVDYMVCLLSDIFMPTYDGPSNFANNLMGHRLYYGFRTTIQPNRKALAPIFMDREEGRTSNLEERIRQVMFNSKFGGPHKRVRPESFYTNSWPECFCQISPKNPADKCPPNNTMEVLESQLQNEGDDSESEILTNKSDGSDSTGI